The following proteins are encoded in a genomic region of Candidatus Nanoarchaeia archaeon:
- the argS gene encoding arginine--tRNA ligase, which translates to MQFFEEHIRKILAKHTKAAPGAFRLEIPPSQEFGNYALPCFSLTKIAKSAPSAIAKDLHEKILPDEIIERTEVKGPYLNFFIRQALFAEKIIQLIQTNEFRRVPRKNNTVMVEFFHANTHKAVHIGHIRNICLGESLSRILEQRGSTVIRVNYQGDIGPHVAKCLYGLLHSKEKPPLRHRGVWLGKVYSRAHELAKDPKVQEELRTINKNLYAGDPKIIKLWKKTRKYCLDDFEELYREFDVKFKRLYFESEVEKHGIELAKHLLAEGIAKESEGAVIVDLKSYGLSVYVLLTKDKHAVYHTKDLALAELKAKEYPRVDLSIHVVGKEQELYFRQLFKTFELINSPMKGKSHHVIYGLVMLPEGKMSSREGTVVLYDDLIQTMLKRASQEVAKRHSWTKKKIDASAKAIAFGALKYSMLSRENNREIIFDWDTALSFEGETGPYIQYAYARICSILRKCKRGAKPNFGLLNSEKELGLLSALAGFPGAVEHAAQNYSPHTVANYAYTVAKAFSEFYTSNRVIQEDKALEAARISLITSTKAVLEESLRLLGITAPQEM; encoded by the coding sequence ATGCAATTCTTTGAAGAGCATATCAGGAAGATCCTTGCAAAGCATACGAAGGCTGCTCCAGGGGCCTTCAGGCTTGAAATTCCTCCGTCACAAGAATTCGGCAACTATGCACTGCCCTGCTTCTCTCTTACAAAGATTGCCAAGTCTGCTCCGAGTGCGATAGCAAAGGATCTGCATGAAAAGATACTCCCCGACGAAATTATCGAACGGACTGAAGTCAAGGGGCCTTATCTTAACTTCTTCATACGCCAGGCATTGTTCGCTGAGAAGATCATCCAATTGATTCAGACCAATGAGTTTAGGAGAGTGCCTCGTAAAAACAATACGGTTATGGTTGAGTTCTTCCACGCAAATACCCATAAAGCGGTCCATATCGGGCATATCAGGAATATCTGCCTGGGAGAGTCTCTTTCGAGGATCCTGGAACAGAGAGGCTCTACGGTAATTCGAGTTAACTACCAGGGCGATATCGGCCCCCATGTAGCAAAATGCCTTTATGGGCTCCTCCACTCAAAGGAAAAGCCGCCTTTGCGCCATAGGGGTGTCTGGCTTGGAAAGGTCTACAGCCGGGCCCATGAGCTGGCAAAAGACCCAAAAGTCCAGGAGGAACTCCGCACCATCAACAAGAATCTGTATGCAGGCGACCCGAAGATCATCAAACTCTGGAAAAAAACCAGGAAGTATTGCCTTGACGATTTTGAGGAACTTTACCGCGAATTTGACGTCAAATTCAAGCGGCTGTATTTTGAAAGCGAGGTTGAAAAACACGGAATCGAGCTTGCAAAACATCTTTTGGCGGAAGGGATTGCTAAAGAAAGCGAAGGCGCTGTCATTGTTGACCTCAAGAGCTATGGGCTCTCCGTCTATGTGCTGCTGACAAAAGACAAGCATGCCGTGTACCACACAAAAGACCTTGCCCTTGCTGAGCTCAAGGCAAAGGAGTACCCTCGCGTTGACCTTTCGATCCATGTGGTGGGAAAGGAGCAGGAGCTTTACTTCAGGCAGCTCTTCAAGACCTTTGAACTCATCAATTCTCCGATGAAAGGAAAGTCGCATCATGTGATCTATGGCCTGGTCATGCTGCCTGAGGGAAAGATGTCTTCCCGCGAAGGAACGGTTGTGCTTTATGATGATCTTATTCAAACCATGCTGAAGAGGGCTTCCCAGGAGGTTGCCAAGAGGCACTCGTGGACAAAGAAAAAGATTGACGCGTCTGCCAAGGCTATAGCATTTGGAGCGCTCAAATACAGCATGCTCTCACGTGAGAACAACCGGGAAATTATCTTTGACTGGGATACCGCATTGTCTTTTGAAGGCGAGACTGGGCCTTACATCCAGTATGCCTATGCGCGGATATGCTCAATCCTCAGAAAATGCAAAAGGGGCGCTAAGCCCAACTTTGGGTTGCTGAACTCTGAGAAGGAGCTGGGCCTGCTCTCTGCACTGGCTGGATTCCCGGGAGCGGTTGAGCATGCTGCCCAGAACTACTCTCCCCACACTGTAGCAAATTATGCCTATACTGTGGCAAAAGCATTCAGCGAATTTTATACCAGCAATCGGGTGATCCAGGAAGACAAGGCCTTGGAGGCAGCAAGGATAAGCCTCATCACATCAACAAAGGCAGTCCTTGAGGAATCTCTCCGCCTGCTTGGCATCACAGCACCGCAAGAAATGTGA
- a CDS encoding HIT domain-containing protein: MLKPNITPDSKMAELQEKLKKMSPEELREFQKKQCVFCQIISGKIPSKKVYEDAVSFSVLDINPANLGHMLLMPKEHYSIMPQVPDADLKHLFKVAKSLSSIALKGLKAEGTSIFIANGAAAGQRATHFMVHIIPRTQDDHVPLSIPQKNVQKESLEKIRIQLSKKVEELLGPGYTEFDTKSVQERAQAKPESNRFEQPILEAEYTEPKAEPKQQKEQPKTELKKGHLKSPRKKESKEFKKGEPRKETTGESSLDEIARVLGGN; this comes from the coding sequence ATGCTCAAGCCGAACATCACTCCTGACAGCAAGATGGCGGAACTGCAGGAGAAGCTCAAGAAGATGTCTCCGGAGGAGCTTAGGGAGTTCCAAAAGAAGCAGTGCGTATTCTGCCAGATCATCTCAGGAAAGATTCCATCAAAGAAGGTGTATGAGGATGCAGTCAGCTTTTCTGTCCTGGATATCAACCCTGCAAATCTCGGCCATATGCTTCTGATGCCCAAGGAGCATTACTCGATCATGCCTCAAGTCCCTGATGCGGATCTCAAACATCTATTCAAGGTTGCGAAGAGCCTTTCCTCAATTGCCCTTAAGGGCCTGAAGGCAGAGGGCACAAGCATCTTTATAGCAAACGGAGCAGCAGCGGGCCAGCGCGCCACCCATTTTATGGTCCATATCATCCCAAGAACGCAGGATGATCATGTGCCGCTTTCCATCCCTCAAAAAAACGTTCAAAAAGAGAGCCTGGAGAAGATCCGTATCCAACTCTCCAAAAAGGTTGAAGAGCTGCTCGGACCGGGCTATACAGAATTCGATACAAAGAGTGTACAAGAGCGTGCACAGGCAAAACCTGAATCAAACCGCTTTGAGCAGCCGATCCTGGAGGCAGAGTATACTGAGCCAAAGGCTGAGCCGAAGCAACAAAAAGAACAGCCAAAGACAGAGCTCAAGAAAGGGCATCTGAAATCGCCTCGTAAAAAAGAATCCAAAGAATTCAAAAAGGGCGAGCCCAGGAAAGAAACTACGGGAGAATCCTCCCTTGACGAAATCGCCCGGGTCCTGGGAGGAAACTGA
- a CDS encoding HIT family protein, translated as MGCVYCELRDGQRGIKKVYKDESTFAVLHPNPAVPGHVVVMPKEHVTILEQLSDFEVEQLFTTTNALSKLLFEALPIQGTNIIIQNGSTAGQEIPHVAVHLIPRFEGDGLSFEWEPKKYSDQEMSTVEVLFRELAKQLTFDHGTKKEVRLEPKKEVLKEEPGAENVMLRHLNRIP; from the coding sequence ATGGGCTGCGTCTATTGTGAACTGAGGGATGGCCAGCGCGGAATTAAAAAGGTCTATAAGGACGAGAGCACCTTTGCGGTCCTGCATCCAAATCCGGCAGTGCCTGGACATGTCGTTGTGATGCCCAAAGAGCACGTCACCATCCTTGAGCAGCTCTCTGATTTTGAGGTTGAGCAGCTCTTTACAACAACCAACGCGCTCTCAAAGCTTCTCTTTGAGGCTCTGCCTATCCAAGGAACAAACATTATTATCCAGAATGGATCCACTGCCGGGCAGGAGATTCCACATGTTGCAGTCCATCTTATCCCAAGATTCGAGGGAGACGGGCTCAGCTTTGAGTGGGAGCCGAAAAAGTATTCGGATCAGGAAATGTCGACGGTAGAGGTCCTTTTCCGGGAACTTGCAAAGCAGCTTACCTTTGATCATGGTACGAAAAAAGAGGTTAGGCTGGAGCCAAAAAAGGAGGTTCTGAAGGAAGAGCCCGGAGCAGAGAATGTTATGCTGCGGCACCTGAACCGGATACCTTAA
- a CDS encoding MGMT family protein translates to MPTRFQEKVYAKLRKVPKGNVTTYADLAKAVGSKAFQAVGTAMRLNPYAPEVPCHRVVRSDGSVGRFSGRGGVEGKIWLLENEGISIKKGKIVDFERKLRRF, encoded by the coding sequence ATGCCAACCCGCTTCCAAGAAAAAGTCTATGCAAAGCTCAGAAAGGTGCCAAAAGGAAATGTCACAACCTACGCTGATCTTGCCAAGGCTGTCGGCAGCAAGGCTTTCCAAGCTGTTGGAACCGCAATGAGGCTCAATCCCTATGCTCCTGAAGTGCCTTGCCACCGTGTAGTGCGGAGCGATGGAAGTGTTGGAAGATTCAGTGGAAGAGGCGGAGTGGAAGGAAAGATTTGGCTCTTAGAGAATGAAGGCATTTCCATAAAGAAAGGGAAGATTGTTGATTTTGAGAGAAAGCTCCGCCGCTTTTAA